The DNA window gaaaaaggtaaataaaataaaataaaataaatgaaaggacAATTTATGTCagtcataatattaaatattagattttaagtctgatatatatagatagtaattgataaaaagttaaaacaaaagtttaactttttcacaatatacAACCAGGGttaatataaaaatgcaaattacaTCAGAGGGTAAAATGTTATTCTTTATAAATGGAAGCAAATCAAGATTTCTCaatatttgtaagaaataaaaattattatatgAAGGTTGATTATTGCTGTTAAATTCTCCTTAAGTTCCCAATAAGAAAAGAGTCAAAGACATAAAgtctttattaaaacaataatactatataaaaaaaagctttataatgagaaaaacaataacaaaaatgatttgttattatttttctatacACCTCAGCTGTTTGCCTGAGGtgtatagaaaaataaaattaataaaataaattcacaataaataaatgagatttGGATAAAACTTCCAGAGAACAAatgaaatcaaagcagttttcagttttgttgtttgtttcttatGTAAATCAGAAGCTTAAAATAAATTGGTAAAGAATGGCAATGGCAGTATTACGGTTGATGACAAATATCTCatccaaaattaaaatgtgataaatgaaaataaaatataatatttgcaATGGAACGCCCTCAAACGtcacaaaagaacaaaacataatttcagcGCACAAGTGACAGTGTGTGCCGGTTCCTCTTGACTTTTTGTCTCTGCAGTCTGTCAGAAGTGCTtggttcacatttaaaaaaattaaacttaacAAAATGATTAAACAATGATTATtcttatttcagattttaattttttaaaaggacactttggttggatttttttttcttttgccaattATTGATGACTATCTTTGCAGCGTATTGAGCTGGGGTTTGTCTGCCATATTTATCCCTCTTTGCAAGTGGATCCTACTGATATTTTGTAACCTCTTTGCAGACTATGGTCTGGACTGAAGGATGCAAAATCCTGCAAGGACAGCTggacaaactgaaataaaaaattaatcacTTCTTCATCATCACAAGCTGGTAAACAAAGCTGCTGCTAATTTTTCACTGGgaataagaaaatgtaaacatagcAGCAGTGTTGGCTGCGCTTCGCTAGCCTCCTGTCTGCTTCAGGGCAGCtatcagactttttttcttgctacttttaatgttattaaagGAATAATTTAAACACACTAGCagtcattgtttttatctgcaaTGAACAGCTTTCTAATGCATGTCTAGAGACATGTCCCTGTCTACCGGGTCCCCTCAAGGCTGCGTCCTTTCCCctcttctttacattttgtacaCGGACGACTGTCGCAGCCGGCATGATAATAGgataatattaaaatttgcagATGATTCGGTGATAGTTAGCCTTCTACATGATGATGAACATGCCCATGGCCCTGTGGTTGATGATTTTGTTGACTGGGGTgataaaacttttctttcattaaatgtgCAGGACAGGAGAACTACAAATATCTTGGGACTATTTTGGATAAAAAGTTACAATTTACCTGCCATTcagaaaacctgcaaaaaaagGGCCAGCAAAGGTTATTTTGTCTAAGGAGGCTCGCAAAGTTCCAAGTTGATAAGTCATTGATGATCCTATTTTATAGATCATATATTGAATCTGTGTTGACCTTTTCCCTCCTCTGTTGGTTTGGAAATCTTAGCATTAGGTCAAAAAATGCCCTTAGCAGAGTAAAACATACTAGCAATAAGACCTTAGGAGTTGAACAATGCTCACTTACAGAAgtgtgtaaaaaacaaatcgTTAGGAAAACTAAAGCCATTATTGCTGATACTTCTCATCCTTTACATGATGAGTTCCAGTTTCTGTCTTCTGGCATCAGGCTCAGATACAAGCACTCATTTGTTCCTACAGCAATATCTCTTTTTAATGCACGACAAGGTAGGGGGACTTGCACCTGATTTAGTGTTTGTAGCAACTGTCAGTCAATGATGAAATACACAGCTGTATTCTTCACATTATGTATTGATTTGCATTTCATGTCCTTTcggtatgtttttttatttttttttttttatctttgatcatttgtcttttagtttttatacttgcTGTAACATCAATTGCCCATTTGGGACACTAATAAATTTGAATCTGAATCTAAACAATCTAGGTTGGGATTTGGAAGAATAACTCACCACTAAGTTATGCTAGAAGTTAGCTAGGCTAACTCTGACTTTAAAGACTCACATTCAAGCATctccaaatgtaaaaatattttatattaactCACTTTACTAgcattttatatatgtttacaTAACAAAGAATAGCATCAGTCTCTACTGTATTGTTCTTTACAAGTCGTGTGtcaaattaaacattgttgCAAGGATAACTGCTACTTGCAATAATAGCTTAGTTAAGTTTTTGCtatgcagcactttggtgcaaaTTTTTTTATACTGTAAAGTGcttcaaatgttctttttggTGCTTACACAAAAACCCCTTTAGAGGAAATGCTGAGACGAATGTTTTGTCAACGACTAAACTCATTATCCTCAGATATGCATTTAAATGCTAACTTCAGTCTAAGCGGTGACATTTATCAGTAGGATTCAGATGCAAGGTAATTCAGTTGTTTAGCAAACATTTGACAACAAATGAAATGCCAGGGGTAATGATTTGTCAGCACCGTTTTTGGGTCTTTGGAGAGCTGGAGAGAACAATGTGGGGGAATCCAACGGCCCATTTATCACAGGGCCAGTACTCCAGTCCAGGCAGCGAATAAGGTATTTCACTGCTGGCATCCAGATAAGCTATCAGCGTGCTGCCGTAGGCTACTGCCATCACAATGAGAATGTGCCTGAAAGACAGATAAAACAGAATATGCACAATGATATCCTGCTTTCTGTAACTGTAAATGGTTtatctgccattagcacattgagcggTGCATACCCAAGGTTGATTGACTGTTTTTGAAAAGGAGCGgtacatttcttcagacagaaaTAATAGAACTGGGAAGATTTGGGGAactcaatcttttcacagattatctttctcacattatactgtcatgacataatGATAACAAATATATtgctttaaccctttcatgcatagcaGTTACTGCAGCAGACAGCTTGTCTAGAAGcaattttcttgtgtttcttgtggatttttatgttataaatgcacacagacctcTGAAGTGGACACTAGTGCTTCATACATtgccaactactggccatcaatTGCAAGTGCAAGAAAATTTTTGTTAAGTCCAATATGGCAGTCAGAAAAACAGCCCCTCTTTCTACTGTAAAAAactcttgcaggtaaaaaagAATATTGTGACATCAAGTAAAGACTAATACTACTATTTTCTCCAAAtgacaactttgtatttggagaaaattacaactaggaaaaaaaaaatcctaatttctttttttttttacaaaatttttccctccttttttgtgCTTTAAGAAACTCAAAAATGCTGGAAAGAAATCAGGACTTAAAGGATCTAACTTAATGTATCAAAGGGTTAATAAAAAAgagaattgtttttttgcattggtaaataaaataatttctaaactGCTTTCAGTCTCCGtaaggttatctttgtctgactTTAAGCTTAACTTGAAATGTTACAGAAAAGCACAGTGTGTTTTACTCACAGTCCTGTTTTCTGtgagtaaaacagaaactgatatCTGATATATTCAGGAAGTGACCAGAGGTCTTACCAGATCCCATGAAGGTAGCAGAAGTTTAACCGCTGCCAGAAACTGCAGCACAAACGATCGCTAATCCAGCAGGAGATGGCGAGGACCCACAGAGCCACCGACAGTTTGGCCAGACGTAGAGCCTTCCGGTCAGTGCAGCTGAGGTTAAGAAAAGATCTGTAGTCACACTGAAAGCAAAAAGCTGCATGTTTTGAAGTTTCACAAGATTGAAAAACCTTATTTTCATTTACCGTCTCATCTCCACAGCCAAGGTGTACAGAAGGTGGAGGCCAAAGCAGTTTAAGGCGTAGGCGTTGGCTGTAGGTTTGACAAACGATGACACAGAAGTAATGACAGTGATCAAAAGGACGAGCCGCGAAAATGTGGACCTGCGGTTGGGAAGTCAGTGGAGAAAGTTTCAGGAAACATTTAGGAATAATCTATTTACATAATGCtcaactgaaaaaacaaatgcatgaagGAAAACAAGGGTTTGACATGAGAGAACAGTGATCAGTGTAACGCAGAAGCCTCAAACTCAAATGAACTGGGGGTCACTGTTATAATATCACATCATTGGAGGGTTACTTGCacaaaaacaccacaaatatttctgaaaatataacattttaattttcaattgtTATTATTGTATAATACAAAACTCCAAATCATGTACAACTAATCATGTTCATAAATGACCAATTGAAGTCTGCCACTAAACTAACAAATAAACACACTggcactttctttctttccaaagaTATGGCAGCACTTCTATTATTTACTTAacaattatcaaaaataaaaacacaaacctaagtaaacatatttgttttgtctgttagTGTAAATACTGTAGTTTTCATTATATTATTTGcttgaataaaaatgtggtGTACAGTTTCCCAACTTTTGAgtcaaatagtttttatttcattggttgagaaaatgtttttggtctATTCCCTGCAGACATTAATGAATAACTGCAGACATTAACGAATGGCTGCACCAAAGTCTgactttcaataaaaatgttgttttagttccctcagttctgcctattttgagctttGTTGAGgtttcttgtcactttaaatccaaataagctgctgctggccatggCCCCTAACTTAACTGGCCATGGGCCCtagcacatgaaaatggctgcaaatagatACACAATTATACATCTGTGTATCTTTGACCCTAAATCAGAcccaaaagcagaagaaatagAGCCTCTTGCACaacaaacaagaatgcagcaacttgcttctggatggtaagtcaacaacaaaacacttgacTTTTCCAGCAAGTGTTATGCTGGAATGAACAggggtaaaaccagctgaccaaatgtattGGAACTCTGCCAAATTATTCCAAGAGCCACACAATGGACATCCCAGTCTAGAATAATGAATCTTGCTGTGTGGCTGCCTCTTCAGACAAGACAGGTTTTCACAACGTacataaacagatttttgtttcttctttaaaggcCTATTGAGGAGTGTGTAGGTTTAGATGACAATAAAAATGCTAGCAGACCTTGTGCTAACTTGTCGTAGGGTAGGGCAGTGATTTGTCATCTGGTTCAGTGGTATAAAAGTAAACTTACCTGTCTTTGATAAAAGAGGGAAACAGTTTACGAGGGAACCAAGTGGCATATCCTACAGCCAACACCCACAAGATGGAGAGCTCATCCAGCATCTGGCCGACGAAGCTAAGAGTCATGTGGAAGTATGCAGAGAAAAGtcctacagaaaaacaaaccctgtTACTGGAATATATTCCTGCTTTTCACAAACACATAAGATGAACATATTAAAACTGAGGATGTGAGTAAAAAATGAGTAATCTCTGTTCTACtatcacaaatgtaaaaaaagcaGATATTTCAAAATGCTGCAATTAATTTAACTAAACCGTGGGCTTTGGTGAAATAGAGCAGCAACAAAAACTCCAAGTGTGTTTGGCATAAAACAATGGTTAAGTATGGTGGAGGAGATGtaatgctgtgggcctgtttctttaaaaaatctagATATACTTTGGGAAGAtcagaaaaatattacaatGGTTTAGCCCAATGTTAGCTGTATTCAATAcgtttttgctgattttatttttattttactaatacaAAAACTAGTAATTCGATGGTCCAGTACAATCAATTGAAATAAATTGGACTTGCCTACAAAAATCATCATGATCCAGACCATGTGGATCGCCAGGCTCCTCTCCTTGGCATAGGGATGCAGCAGATAGAGCATTATAGGAGCaacaatgaagaagaaaaagctgctgacctgcagaaaaacaacaaatcagcaagtgaaaaggtgcaaaatgactttaaacataATCAAACTATAGAAACGGGTCATTCTTGCATGATGCGCTGTCTGAGGAGCTTACCGTGTTGAAATACTCCACGACATGTTCAGAGTATCTGTAGTTGTCTTCACACCAGTCAAGTTCTGAGCTCTCATAGGCAAAAACGTCGGCCATCTTTTCACTGGAATAGACACCTAGAAGAAGcagtgagaagaaaaacatcagaaaaataaacatcaggtGGAGCACACCTGTACCTGTATGTATTCAAATAAAGCTGTGCATGCCATCTCCATCCcaactgaacatttaaatatgtggTTTATGAAAATCAGTTTCCATTCTCTCTGTGTGTTGACTTTATGTGCAAGAATTTGACTTCTTTTTGTTGTAAAAgctgtgaggttttttttattactttgctCAGATAACACATTTACAAACAAAGCAGATCTAGATTTAGGCTGTTTCCACCTGATAGTCTGCTAGACTATCAGCTTCTATtggagaccaaaattgcaacatcgGTGCCATTTCCTCTGGTGTGCTTTCACACcgcactgtgtcaaatgaacaAGActctgaaaaacctgttcacctccttgcctgtggtggcgctgcatcaggaactactgaaggaaatgacaaaaaaaaaaacatctaaaaaaccCATGAGAACAACTTCCTTctgcacaaaatgtaaacaaaaatggagtagcatcagattttgtCTTTGGCAACTGACcacttgttttggttgtatttacctaGAATGCCCAGCGcaatagtccacttcctgctattGGAGCAGTTTATGgtccgcttggcattcacatatgcattcgagtTTGCTTCAAACAGACTGAGACCGAGATTTTTAGGGCTTGGGTTTGATTATTGTCAGGCAGGGTGTTCCATACAGGCTCATTCTGCAGACATCAGTCTTTAGAAGAAATTTAAAAGTGCAGAAATGTTGAAATCCCCCCAACTGTCTCCtaattttcagtctgttttcCAGACATCCTGAGTCTAAGGGTTTTGCAGATTTCCACTGCATCCACATTCAATTTTCGGACCTGTCTTTTCCTTCAAGGGTTGAATAGATAAAGTAATGCTCTAAACGAACACAATATAAAGCTGTGGTTGTCCTGCATGTTTAGGTATTTCCCTGGTGCAACACTCTTGACTGTTGTTGCAGCAGAGGAGgaaatgcaatcatttgaatcaagTTTGCTGGAATCTAACCCAGCAAGTATATAtggtcaaaatgtaaaatatgaactTTTGCCAATCACACGTTTTAAACGAGCTGATAACTCAGCAATGCAATTAATCTTTAACCCACTGAATACACTCCCTGTGTATCATTAGACACATAGATATACTACATCTTCTTGTCAAGCAGTtcagtaatttgttttttttgtttacaatttgtCATTCAGTCCAGTCCTTCCTGTTTGTCAGTCTCTGAATAAActgtcaacattttgttttttctctttctccttttgCCCTCCTTTTTCTGAATGACAGGTGAAGGCACCTGCCTTATTAAACAAACAATTCCAGGTCGGATTTATGCCCGATGTTAtgttttttcaaagttaaaGTGTAACCAACCTCCCTGTGACAACATAACCCCGCCCACAAAaattttttaaccaaatttcCAATGTGCCACGGGCTTCTGTTTTAGCACTTCCGTATTCTTTAACCACTTCCGGTGCGCAGTATGTTAGCAATGGCTCCTTACTCGCTGCAGGATTATTAATTATGTTTATGTAATTATTCAGACATTCTTAAAAGCTCCAACAATGACAAATGATTTAAGCTGTATGTGTAAAACTTCATAAAGAACTTCGAAGGTAAGTTAATAAATCGTTTAGCTCTATGTTAGctcaaaaattgttttttttagctaacaTAGACAGCCTTACACAGCTATTATGTAAACATTAAGTGTTTTGTTTACCCGTGCGAGATATACATGGCACCAAGGAGCGTGGCCAAGGGTGGGGATGAATGAAAGAAAGCTGTGGTGAGAACGGTTCCCAACTTTGTCACCATATTCAGCAACTCAAACCGCCTGCAGTCAGAGCAGAGGAGACCCACTCCACTCTGGATCCACTTTGCAAATCAATCGCACATGTGCAATGTAACAGGTGGCACCACTAGGCGTCACCTGTTACATTGCACATGTGCAATGTAACTGTTACATTGCACTTCCTATCTCCCATTGCACATGTAGGCGGGGGGGCCCAGTGTTGGATTGTTTGTCTCCTCTTAGTGTTTGTGAGGGTGGGCTAACAaccttccatttattttgtttgttttgtcctcCTGTCTTTGGGTCACTTCCTGAATACTTTCATTCCATGTCGCTGTTATTCTTAAAAATCTGAGACCCGATTCTGTTTGGTGTGATCTTGAGTTTGGATTGCATGTGATCATTTTACAGTGAGTCGAGCGCATCTTAAGTTTGCAGTGAACATTGTAGTGGTTTGTCTGCCTGAAGTGGTGTTTAAATTCGGGTTGAACATTTATTGGATTGACAACGAATAGATAAAGTTAACCTGAAACCCTCTTATTTGtgtaacaatatttgttgttacacaaatatttataaacaatatttatattatatttatatatttatatttatacacaatatttATAAAGGCTTATGTGTTGTTGGACTGTCGTATTGTTGTCCTGTCCTGCTCAGTCAGTCTGCAAACAATGTGAATGTTCAGGTCATTTTCATAAAGGTTGTAGTTTTAAATCCAATCaactttaagcaggtattaaacataattttcacTAATCCCACTTTTTCACTAATCCCACAGTTTGTGtattaaaacttgtttgtttgtttttttgttcttttttttgtataatgtaatattctaatattttcATTAGATGTAGGTagaaaatcacaataattaacagaaataaaggttcGAAAACAGTCTATTTGTGGTGTCTTACttgagataataaaataaagtttgtataACATATGCACTAAATCACCAGTTATTGCATACATACAATGCGAACGTTACAGGTTAAAACAAACGGTGTTGATTGTCACTATTGTTCATCCGCTCAGTCAGTCAACAATGCGAAT is part of the Xiphophorus hellerii strain 12219 chromosome 9, Xiphophorus_hellerii-4.1, whole genome shotgun sequence genome and encodes:
- the acer1 gene encoding alkaline ceramidase 1 gives rise to the protein MGGVYSSEKMADVFAYESSELDWCEDNYRYSEHVVEYFNTVSSFFFFIVAPIMLYLLHPYAKERSLAIHMVWIMMIFVGLFSAYFHMTLSFVGQMLDELSILWVLAVGYATWFPRKLFPSFIKDRSTFSRLVLLITVITSVSSFVKPTANAYALNCFGLHLLYTLAVEMRRCTDRKALRLAKLSVALWVLAISCWISDRLCCSFWQRLNFCYLHGIWHILIVMAVAYGSTLIAYLDASSEIPYSLPGLEYWPCDKWAVGFPHIVLSSSPKTQKRC